The proteins below come from a single Acaryochloris sp. CCMEE 5410 genomic window:
- a CDS encoding DUF4347 domain-containing protein, with amino-acid sequence MNPTSFGLGQPIRSVAFVDAELSQTDILIESLDVDRVFVLDDPTDAIEDIAQTLSQFQDLDSIHVISHGSQGTVQLGSTALTQNNLHAYDLDSWGASLADHGDLLFYGCNISAGDDLTFLQAISDVTDADVAASNDLTGQGGDWVLETSVGQVETAMALSQAGQTAYQGTLATIGESGSIDTLSDQWTRITLQETYANPVVIAGPPSFSGPDPSTVRVRNVTSNSFEVRIDEWEYLDELHTPESLGYLVVEEGIHTLTDGTVLQAGSSQSNTDWDSIDFTSAFSDTPLLFAQTTIENEATAVAERIRNISNTGFDLRLQEEEAADQVHAVEDVDWIAIAPGSSTFGPVPFIADQISSNHQDSTASFGSVFSGDIPVFLAQANTSNGGDPFAIRYRTLAPTGTTLFLEEEQSRDSETWHVFEDVAYLALGTGLLEVPDPVVETFALGDTNPILVNESAGVVTITAVRSGPALTPATLEYTTNEVGADTALADIDFITPTLNGRSNTGEITFGIGEMVKTFTIPIIDDTLLEGNETFSVGIQNPSTGSLGAPRTTLVTIIDDDAASTLSVTDTAISVEEGTATASITVQRSGNSASAASVDFSTRDGTAIAGQDYRATSGTLTFAAGQTSQTLTVPILNDIVVEGDELFSVTLSNPMGGTLGDNITNITIIDNDLALGNLNRTTAVSGLTQPTTLDWTPDGRYLLVAQKNGVVRVIDNGVLQTTPLVDLSSQVNDTRDRGLLGLAIHPDFPNLPYVYLLYTYDPPETIGNTGLAAPDANGNRPSRMVRLTVDPTTMVADPSSLVVLAGTNSTWANTSQPGSNSTGNLAIPPSGIVNGTTITAPLSQIDTGTQDNDPDRPGIQNQNIRDYLATDSESHSIGDLEFGPDGYLYLSNGDGTSYNFVDPRAVRVQDINNLSGKVLRIDPLTGEGISTNPFFNGDPNSNQSKVFYSGLRNPYRFTFDPLTNLPVIGDVGWTEWEEINTGIPGSNFGWPYLEGPNPTGGYQDLSSAISFYNNGNRNNPGDAAAIFPLLSRTHGAPDNARAITVGDFYNSNTLMFGDVNNGTLYAATFDSNRQISNVQVFDSNIPFVVDMKTGPDGRLYGVDLVSGEILRWEPVTLLPSPQPNLSASFNNFADLSSLNLNGSASGANSRLRLTPASGNRAGSAFFNQAFQVGGSTSFSTQFQFQITGSQGTNGADGFSLVLQNNPAGSNAVGRFGGDIGYGGITQSLAIEFDTFNNGAMDLNSNHLSILSNGITDVPLASVNAPFDLNNGDTLTAWVDYNGTTNLLQVYLANSTVQPSTAVLSANVDLAGLLGSQAFIGFTAGTGGLVNNHEILTWSFSSTV; translated from the coding sequence ATGAACCCTACTTCTTTTGGTCTAGGGCAACCGATAAGGTCGGTTGCTTTTGTTGATGCTGAGCTATCCCAAACGGATATTTTAATTGAATCGTTAGATGTTGATCGTGTCTTTGTACTCGATGATCCCACAGATGCCATCGAAGATATTGCCCAGACCCTATCCCAGTTTCAAGACTTAGATAGTATTCACGTCATTTCCCATGGCAGCCAGGGCACCGTTCAGCTGGGCAGCACCGCTTTAACTCAAAACAACCTCCATGCTTACGACCTGGATAGTTGGGGAGCGTCACTCGCAGACCATGGCGATCTGTTGTTCTATGGCTGCAATATTAGCGCTGGCGACGACCTCACCTTCCTGCAGGCAATCAGTGATGTTACCGACGCAGATGTTGCGGCTTCTAATGACTTAACGGGGCAAGGGGGCGATTGGGTCTTAGAAACCAGTGTCGGACAGGTCGAAACCGCCATGGCTTTAAGCCAGGCTGGCCAAACCGCTTATCAGGGCACATTAGCAACGATTGGTGAAAGTGGCAGCATAGACACCCTGAGCGATCAATGGACTCGCATTACCCTCCAAGAAACCTATGCCAATCCTGTTGTTATCGCTGGCCCCCCTTCCTTCAGTGGGCCTGATCCTTCAACGGTTCGGGTGCGGAATGTCACCAGCAACAGTTTCGAAGTCCGCATTGATGAGTGGGAATATCTCGATGAACTACACACCCCCGAGTCCCTGGGCTATCTGGTCGTTGAAGAAGGCATACATACCCTTACCGATGGGACGGTCCTTCAAGCTGGGAGCAGTCAAAGCAATACCGACTGGGATTCGATTGATTTCACATCTGCATTCAGCGATACGCCGTTGCTATTTGCCCAAACCACGATCGAGAATGAAGCCACAGCCGTGGCAGAGCGCATTCGGAATATCTCCAACACTGGATTTGACTTGAGGCTGCAAGAGGAAGAAGCCGCAGATCAAGTCCATGCAGTAGAAGATGTGGATTGGATTGCGATCGCACCCGGTAGCAGTACTTTTGGCCCAGTCCCCTTCATTGCCGATCAAATCTCCAGTAATCATCAGGATTCTACGGCCAGCTTTGGCAGTGTCTTTAGCGGTGACATACCCGTATTTCTAGCTCAAGCCAACACCAGTAATGGCGGTGATCCGTTTGCCATTCGTTATCGGACCCTGGCCCCGACCGGCACCACCCTCTTTTTGGAAGAGGAGCAATCCAGGGATAGTGAGACCTGGCATGTCTTTGAAGATGTTGCTTATTTAGCTCTGGGCACCGGATTGTTAGAGGTCCCAGATCCCGTTGTGGAGACCTTTGCCTTAGGGGATACGAATCCCATTTTGGTAAATGAATCCGCTGGTGTTGTCACCATCACAGCTGTACGTTCAGGACCAGCCCTGACCCCAGCGACCCTCGAGTACACCACCAATGAGGTAGGGGCTGATACAGCCTTAGCCGATATCGATTTCATCACGCCCACCTTAAATGGGCGCAGCAATACTGGTGAAATTACCTTTGGCATTGGTGAAATGGTGAAAACGTTTACGATTCCCATCATTGATGACACCTTATTGGAAGGCAACGAAACCTTCTCTGTCGGTATTCAAAATCCCAGTACAGGTAGTTTGGGTGCCCCCCGAACCACCCTGGTGACGATTATTGATGATGACGCAGCATCTACCTTATCCGTCACAGATACTGCCATTAGTGTGGAAGAAGGCACGGCAACTGCCTCGATCACGGTTCAGCGGAGCGGCAATAGTGCGAGCGCTGCATCCGTTGATTTCAGCACCCGTGACGGCACAGCCATTGCTGGACAAGACTATCGGGCAACCTCTGGTACCCTGACCTTTGCCGCGGGTCAAACGTCCCAAACCCTTACGGTTCCTATCCTCAACGATATTGTTGTGGAAGGGGACGAACTATTTTCTGTGACCTTAAGCAATCCCATGGGTGGAACCCTAGGCGATAACATCACCAATATCACCATTATTGATAATGATTTGGCTTTGGGTAACCTGAATCGCACAACAGCGGTGTCAGGGCTCACACAACCCACTACCCTCGACTGGACACCGGATGGTCGTTATCTATTGGTTGCCCAGAAGAATGGGGTTGTTCGGGTTATTGATAATGGCGTACTCCAAACCACTCCCTTAGTCGATCTATCAAGCCAGGTGAATGACACCCGAGATCGCGGCTTACTAGGGCTAGCCATTCATCCAGATTTCCCCAATTTACCCTATGTCTATTTGCTCTATACCTACGATCCGCCCGAAACGATTGGCAATACCGGCTTAGCGGCGCCAGATGCTAATGGCAATCGCCCGTCGCGGATGGTGCGGCTCACGGTCGATCCCACCACTATGGTTGCGGATCCCAGTAGCTTAGTCGTCTTAGCAGGGACCAACAGCACCTGGGCCAATACCAGTCAACCCGGTAGCAATAGTACGGGCAATCTCGCTATTCCCCCTTCTGGTATTGTCAACGGCACCACTATTACGGCTCCCTTAAGCCAAATTGATACGGGCACCCAAGATAATGACCCGGATCGGCCTGGAATTCAAAACCAAAATATTCGAGACTACCTAGCCACCGATAGTGAATCCCATTCCATTGGTGACCTAGAATTTGGACCCGATGGATATCTGTATCTCAGTAATGGTGATGGTACTTCCTACAACTTTGTGGATCCACGGGCCGTTCGGGTGCAAGATATCAACAATCTGTCTGGAAAAGTTCTCCGTATTGATCCCCTTACGGGAGAAGGGATTTCTACCAATCCTTTCTTTAATGGTGATCCCAATAGCAATCAGTCCAAAGTGTTTTACTCAGGACTTCGCAACCCTTACCGCTTTACCTTTGATCCGTTGACCAATTTACCTGTGATCGGTGATGTGGGTTGGACAGAATGGGAAGAAATTAATACCGGAATCCCTGGTTCTAATTTTGGTTGGCCTTACCTGGAAGGCCCTAACCCAACAGGGGGTTATCAGGATTTGTCCTCAGCCATTTCCTTCTATAACAATGGCAATCGAAATAATCCCGGAGATGCAGCCGCCATTTTTCCGCTCCTATCCCGTACCCATGGAGCACCGGATAATGCTAGAGCCATTACTGTAGGCGATTTTTACAATAGCAACACGTTGATGTTTGGAGATGTGAACAATGGCACCCTTTATGCCGCAACCTTCGATAGTAATCGCCAAATTTCGAATGTCCAAGTCTTTGACTCCAATATTCCGTTTGTAGTGGATATGAAGACGGGGCCGGACGGTCGACTCTATGGGGTCGATCTCGTCTCTGGGGAAATCTTGAGATGGGAGCCGGTGACCCTTCTGCCATCTCCACAACCCAACTTATCGGCATCCTTCAATAATTTTGCGGACCTGTCTTCCTTAAATCTCAATGGCAGTGCATCAGGAGCCAATAGTCGCCTTCGATTAACGCCTGCCAGTGGCAACCGAGCGGGAAGTGCCTTTTTCAATCAGGCTTTTCAAGTGGGTGGGAGCACCAGCTTTTCTACCCAATTTCAGTTTCAAATTACGGGTAGCCAGGGGACCAATGGTGCAGATGGTTTTAGCTTGGTTCTGCAAAATAACCCTGCAGGAAGCAATGCTGTGGGCCGCTTTGGCGGAGACATCGGCTATGGCGGCATCACCCAGAGTCTCGCCATCGAATTTGATACCTTCAATAATGGCGCGATGGACCTCAATAGCAACCATTTATCAATCTTGAGCAATGGAATTACCGACGTCCCATTGGCCTCGGTTAATGCTCCCTTTGATCTGAATAATGGCGATACCCTGACTGCTTGGGTGGACTATAACGGTACAACCAATCTTCTGCAGGTATATTTGGCTAACAGTACCGTTCAACCCAGTACTGCAGTATTATCTGCCAATGTTGATTTGGCCGGACTTTTAGGCAGTCAAGCGTTTATCGGATTTACGGCAGGGACAGGGGGCCTCGTGAACAACCATGAGATTCTGACCTGGTCCTTTAGCAGTACGGTTTAG
- the stpA gene encoding glucosylglycerol 3-phosphatase → MSNLPLSKQAWSLDHGALIDLGQRQNNLLIIQDLDGVCMGLVKDPLTRTLDPAYVRAARQLDGHFYVLTNGEHIGNRGVNRIVEKTFDAETVVQEGLYLPGLAAGGVQWQDRFGSVSHPGVSDQELAFLAAVPEQISQRLQQFFQTLAKDSSQIQPCIQAAVLDNPVSPTANLNVFYDLLADRTEIYARLQQEMQTLTAELLAQAQAQGLEQSFFVHYAPNLGKDSQGNEILQPATPEEAGTTDFQFMLQGGIKEAGVLAILNRYYHQRTGQYPLGADFNARQAPPAHAELVDLVKEKFDPGQMPTLIGVGDTVTSKAVEEQGELRFQRGGSDRNFLHLIQSLGEEFDTNNVVVYVDSSGGEVKNRKPLQLEHILDSPAGSQVSHRVVTGPGDDRDTDDPLTLNVVFPEGHTQYIQCFQAIAQGRHQ, encoded by the coding sequence ATGTCTAACTTACCTTTGTCTAAGCAAGCTTGGTCCTTAGACCATGGTGCTTTGATTGACCTGGGCCAGCGGCAAAACAATCTGTTAATCATTCAAGATTTAGATGGGGTGTGCATGGGGTTGGTGAAAGATCCCCTGACCCGTACCCTTGATCCAGCCTATGTCCGAGCGGCACGTCAGCTAGATGGACATTTTTATGTCCTCACCAATGGTGAACATATCGGCAATCGCGGGGTCAATCGCATTGTTGAGAAAACATTTGATGCCGAAACCGTTGTTCAAGAAGGTCTATATTTACCCGGCCTCGCAGCGGGAGGAGTGCAATGGCAAGATCGATTCGGCTCAGTCTCCCATCCGGGGGTGAGCGACCAGGAGTTAGCGTTTTTGGCAGCAGTGCCTGAGCAAATTAGTCAGCGGTTGCAACAGTTTTTTCAAACCCTGGCTAAAGATAGTTCCCAAATTCAGCCCTGTATCCAGGCTGCTGTATTAGACAATCCCGTCTCTCCCACGGCCAATTTAAATGTCTTCTACGATCTGCTGGCAGACAGAACTGAGATATATGCTCGGCTGCAGCAAGAGATGCAAACGCTGACGGCGGAGCTATTGGCCCAAGCTCAAGCCCAAGGATTAGAACAATCCTTTTTTGTGCATTACGCGCCTAATCTCGGGAAAGATTCCCAGGGAAATGAAATTTTGCAGCCAGCGACTCCTGAAGAAGCAGGGACCACGGATTTCCAATTTATGTTGCAGGGTGGCATTAAAGAAGCGGGAGTGCTGGCGATTTTAAATCGCTATTATCATCAGCGAACGGGACAGTACCCTTTGGGGGCAGACTTCAATGCCCGTCAGGCCCCACCCGCCCACGCCGAGCTGGTGGATTTAGTCAAAGAAAAATTTGATCCAGGGCAAATGCCAACTCTCATTGGGGTGGGTGATACGGTTACCAGTAAGGCGGTCGAAGAGCAGGGAGAATTGCGGTTTCAGCGGGGAGGAAGCGATCGCAACTTTTTACACCTAATTCAATCCTTAGGTGAAGAATTCGATACGAATAACGTCGTGGTTTATGTGGATAGCAGTGGTGGTGAGGTCAAAAACCGTAAACCCTTGCAGCTAGAGCACATACTTGACTCTCCCGCAGGGTCCCAGGTATCTCATCGAGTGGTGACGGGACCTGGGGATGATCGGGATACAGACGATCCTCTAACGCTGAATGTGGTGTTCCCCGAAGGGCATACCCAATATATTCAGTGTTTCCAGGCCATTGCCCAAGGCCGTCATCAGTAG
- a CDS encoding B12-binding domain-containing radical SAM protein: MRVLLIYPLFPKSFWSFEKTLSLVDKKALLPPLGLVTVAAILPQEWEFRLIDRNVEAVPESDWDWAEMVILSGMIVQKEDMLNLVGESHRRGKKVAVGGPFATSVPEDLQAVGADYLILDEGEITLPMFIEAIERGDESGVYRATEKPAVTETPIPRFDLLKFPAYDNMSVQFSRGCPFQCEFCDIIVLYGRKPRTKTPQQLIAELDYLCELGWRGSVFMVDDNFIGNKRNVKLLLAELREWIAEKDYPFTFATEASVDLAQDEELMDLMIECNFNSVFLGIETPDEDSLKVTKKFQNTRDSLSEAIDTMSEKGLRIMAGFIIGFDGEKKGAGDRITRFVEKTNIPIALFSMLQALPNTALWHRLEKEGRLIQGQEGTGNQTSLMNYVPTRPIDEIANEYVEAFCNIYDPVKYLDRTFRHFMSMNIRPKYGGSGKSSVKVSWVDIRALSTLAWRQGVVRKTRWKFWINLFRIIQKNPQVLTRYLSASAFIEHFMEYRQIVREEIESQLTVHLANHPRVVVKPAEESPQPEQIPAKTA, from the coding sequence ATGCGAGTTTTACTAATTTACCCCCTCTTTCCAAAAAGTTTTTGGTCCTTTGAGAAAACCTTGTCCCTAGTTGACAAAAAAGCATTATTGCCGCCTTTGGGGTTAGTGACGGTAGCCGCAATTTTGCCCCAGGAGTGGGAGTTTCGGCTGATTGACCGCAATGTTGAAGCCGTGCCTGAGTCAGATTGGGACTGGGCTGAGATGGTGATTCTATCCGGCATGATTGTTCAGAAAGAAGACATGCTGAACCTTGTGGGAGAATCCCATCGCCGCGGGAAGAAAGTTGCGGTGGGTGGACCCTTTGCGACGTCTGTTCCTGAAGATTTGCAGGCGGTTGGCGCAGACTACTTGATCTTGGACGAAGGGGAAATCACCCTGCCCATGTTTATCGAAGCGATAGAGCGGGGCGATGAAAGCGGTGTCTATCGTGCGACCGAGAAACCTGCCGTTACCGAAACCCCCATTCCTCGCTTTGACCTACTGAAATTTCCGGCTTACGACAATATGTCGGTGCAGTTTTCCCGAGGATGTCCCTTTCAATGTGAATTTTGCGACATTATCGTCCTCTATGGTCGTAAGCCTAGGACCAAAACCCCGCAGCAGCTGATTGCTGAGCTCGATTATTTATGTGAGCTAGGGTGGCGTGGCTCTGTATTTATGGTCGATGACAACTTTATTGGCAATAAGCGGAATGTGAAGCTATTGCTAGCGGAGTTGCGGGAATGGATTGCGGAGAAAGATTATCCCTTTACCTTTGCCACTGAAGCTTCCGTCGATTTGGCTCAGGATGAGGAATTGATGGATCTGATGATCGAATGTAACTTTAACAGTGTGTTTTTGGGGATTGAGACCCCGGATGAAGACAGCTTAAAGGTAACCAAAAAATTCCAGAATACCCGTGACTCCCTCAGCGAAGCCATCGATACCATGTCCGAGAAAGGACTGCGGATCATGGCTGGGTTCATTATCGGGTTTGATGGAGAAAAGAAGGGAGCCGGCGATCGCATTACCCGTTTCGTCGAAAAGACGAACATTCCCATTGCCCTGTTTAGCATGTTGCAAGCCTTGCCCAATACAGCGCTTTGGCATCGCCTAGAAAAAGAAGGTCGTCTTATCCAAGGTCAAGAAGGCACGGGTAATCAAACCTCATTGATGAACTATGTGCCGACTCGTCCCATCGATGAAATTGCCAATGAATATGTCGAGGCCTTCTGTAATATTTACGATCCGGTGAAATATTTGGATCGGACCTTCCGCCACTTTATGAGTATGAATATCCGTCCCAAGTATGGGGGGTCGGGTAAGAGTTCCGTTAAGGTGAGCTGGGTTGATATTCGAGCCTTGTCTACCTTGGCTTGGCGCCAAGGCGTAGTGCGTAAGACGCGCTGGAAATTTTGGATTAACTTGTTCCGGATCATCCAAAAGAATCCACAGGTTCTGACCCGGTATCTGTCTGCCTCTGCTTTTATTGAGCACTTTATGGAGTACCGCCAAATTGTCCGGGAGGAAATTGAGTCGCAGTTAACCGTACATTTGGCTAATCATCCTCGGGTGGTAGTTAAACCAGCAGAAGAGTCACCTCAGCCGGAACAAATTCCAGCGAAAACGGCTTAA
- a CDS encoding CDP-archaeol synthase has product MEPGQTGGRQPTSSPHIDSDGLGVADEKKLFLEDNIQVQSIAKTMLFWTHFAQDTLNILWLGVGLFIAGILEAFLWKTKPFELVNIPIQTQWFGANKRWRGLISLPLTCVVSTFFLQVLEAQFLTNSGLQIQLSQFNFIEYGLLVGFIFNLSELPNSFVKRRLEIPPGDENNKVFYVIDHMDSTYGVLILWFFYFHFPLHLVLTGAIVTPLLFMGATWVRRQLGLKA; this is encoded by the coding sequence GTGGAACCAGGACAAACTGGAGGTCGTCAACCAACCTCTAGCCCGCATATCGACAGCGATGGACTCGGCGTCGCTGACGAAAAAAAGTTGTTCCTCGAAGACAATATCCAAGTTCAATCTATTGCGAAAACAATGCTTTTCTGGACTCATTTTGCCCAAGATACTTTAAATATTCTATGGCTTGGGGTGGGGCTATTCATTGCCGGAATTTTAGAAGCGTTTCTTTGGAAGACGAAACCTTTTGAGCTGGTAAATATACCGATCCAGACTCAATGGTTTGGCGCTAATAAACGCTGGAGAGGATTGATTAGCTTACCATTAACCTGTGTGGTTAGTACCTTTTTTCTGCAAGTCTTAGAGGCGCAATTTTTGACAAACTCAGGTCTGCAGATTCAACTCTCTCAGTTCAATTTTATCGAATATGGCTTATTAGTTGGGTTTATTTTTAATCTATCCGAGTTGCCTAATTCCTTTGTAAAACGACGGCTGGAGATTCCCCCTGGAGATGAAAACAACAAAGTTTTCTATGTAATTGATCATATGGATTCCACCTATGGGGTGCTGATCCTATGGTTTTTCTATTTTCACTTTCCCCTGCATTTGGTCCTAACAGGAGCAATTGTGACACCGCTACTATTTATGGGGGCGACATGGGTGCGTAGACAGTTGGGTTTAAAGGCATAA
- a CDS encoding diacylglycerol kinase family protein codes for MSWFHAGLRQTLTFDDVVGVKPTDQPYPQGLVGFILCAYPAPRTVPHHRQLREYEFVCATEQMRSQWMNAIRQALQGHPIQPQQAVRPRHLQVLVNPKGGRRQAKQVFQSIRPILEDAHCQVSILETQGGERTIQAVRDFDVSAIDGFVVVGGDGTVYELINGLMTHGDAEVAIAKPIGIIPAGTGNGLGKTILDLSQETYDPSNAAFIIAKGQYQPINLGVVKQDGKEYYSILSLAWALISDIDIKSNKLRFLKFLGSLRSDLYAFLSILALRSYRGRISFLSAPDWPPSPDAPQPDLLAEPQPAGIEQSPASDWQVLEGEFIALWVMNVAWATHSVLAAPHARLADGYMDVLIIRKGITRWRLLTAFLKIATGEHLLIPEMEYYKVRCLHLEPLSSEGLLAVDGEQIKYRSVKMNVLANHAQVFCR; via the coding sequence TTGTCCTGGTTCCACGCAGGTCTCAGGCAAACATTAACCTTTGATGACGTGGTCGGCGTCAAGCCAACTGATCAGCCATATCCCCAAGGACTCGTTGGATTTATTCTGTGTGCCTATCCTGCTCCTAGGACTGTACCCCACCACCGACAGTTACGGGAATATGAGTTTGTCTGTGCCACGGAGCAGATGCGTTCCCAGTGGATGAACGCCATTCGCCAAGCGTTACAGGGCCACCCCATCCAACCCCAGCAGGCCGTCAGGCCCCGCCATCTCCAAGTCTTAGTCAATCCCAAGGGGGGACGGCGACAGGCCAAACAAGTCTTTCAATCCATTCGGCCCATTTTAGAAGATGCCCATTGCCAGGTGAGCATTTTGGAAACCCAGGGGGGCGAACGAACGATCCAGGCCGTGCGAGATTTCGACGTATCGGCGATAGATGGATTTGTCGTTGTCGGTGGCGATGGAACGGTTTATGAGCTGATTAATGGGCTGATGACCCATGGGGATGCGGAGGTTGCGATCGCAAAACCCATCGGCATCATCCCAGCCGGTACCGGCAACGGCCTAGGAAAAACCATTCTCGACCTATCCCAAGAAACCTACGATCCGAGTAATGCTGCTTTTATCATCGCCAAAGGCCAGTATCAGCCTATTAATTTAGGCGTCGTCAAGCAGGATGGCAAAGAATATTACAGCATTCTCTCCTTAGCTTGGGCCTTGATCAGCGATATCGACATTAAGTCCAACAAGCTCCGTTTTCTCAAGTTCCTGGGCTCTTTACGCAGTGATCTCTATGCTTTTCTCAGCATCTTGGCCCTCCGCAGTTATCGAGGTCGAATTTCCTTCCTATCCGCCCCAGACTGGCCACCTAGCCCCGATGCCCCTCAGCCAGACCTCCTAGCCGAGCCGCAGCCAGCAGGCATAGAGCAGTCTCCAGCATCAGATTGGCAAGTGCTGGAAGGTGAGTTTATTGCCCTTTGGGTGATGAACGTCGCTTGGGCCACCCATAGCGTTTTGGCAGCCCCTCACGCCCGATTAGCCGATGGTTATATGGATGTCTTAATCATTCGTAAAGGAATTACCCGCTGGCGTTTATTAACCGCATTTCTGAAAATTGCCACGGGCGAACATCTCCTTATTCCCGAAATGGAATACTACAAGGTGCGCTGTCTCCACTTAGAACCTCTAAGTTCTGAAGGCTTACTGGCTGTTGACGGAGAACAAATCAAATACCGCTCCGTTAAAATGAATGTTTTGGCAAACCATGCCCAAGTTTTTTGCCGTTAA
- a CDS encoding CDP-alcohol phosphatidyltransferase family protein — MPNESTPVQDSVQSQEETTITVPLSLLDRIVQFFTIKLAKFLARFTWITPNRVTWVSAGVGGPLTGWLIIQEQFWLATALVVVSGLMDGLDGDIARERNLTSIEGGILDSVLDRYVDFFLIAALILVNPTEHLLVGLFALMGTTMVPYIRARSEVAGKSSIASIGSRATRIVLIILGLLTQQLFILLIALAVISNIAAVHRFWFALIPVED, encoded by the coding sequence ATGCCCAACGAGTCCACACCTGTTCAGGATTCTGTCCAAAGCCAAGAAGAGACCACTATCACGGTGCCCCTGTCTTTGCTGGACCGGATTGTGCAATTTTTCACCATCAAACTGGCTAAGTTTCTCGCTCGATTCACATGGATTACTCCCAATCGGGTCACCTGGGTGTCTGCAGGGGTTGGCGGCCCCTTGACAGGATGGCTGATTATTCAGGAGCAGTTCTGGCTGGCAACGGCATTAGTGGTGGTCAGTGGCTTGATGGACGGCTTGGATGGGGACATTGCCCGAGAACGTAATCTGACTTCGATTGAAGGCGGTATTTTAGACAGCGTTTTAGATCGCTATGTCGATTTTTTCCTGATTGCAGCACTTATTTTGGTCAACCCCACTGAACATTTACTCGTGGGCCTATTTGCCCTGATGGGAACCACAATGGTGCCTTACATTCGGGCTAGAAGTGAGGTCGCCGGTAAAAGTTCGATTGCCAGTATTGGCAGCCGAGCGACCCGCATCGTCTTGATTATTCTGGGATTGCTCACCCAGCAGCTGTTTATTTTGCTGATTGCCTTAGCCGTTATTTCCAATATTGCTGCAGTTCACCGATTCTGGTTCGCGCTGATTCCCGTCGAAGATTAG
- the lipA gene encoding lipoyl synthase, whose product MANTEIRERLPEWLRRPIGKASELSTVQQIVKRHNIHTICEEGRCPNRGECYAQKTATFLLMGPVCTRACSFCQVDKGHAPQPLDKQEPQKVADSVRLLGLKYVVLTSVARDDLPDQGAGWFAATMAAIRAVSPHTDIEVLTPDFRGDRNLIATVVKARPVCYNHNLETVRRLQGPVRRGAKYERSLQVLATVKELAPKNDVIPSIATKSGLMLGLGETEAEIIETMEDLRVVGCDRITLGQYMRPSLNHLPVQKYWHPEEFDRLGEIAHSLGFSHVRSGPLVRSSYHAGE is encoded by the coding sequence ATGGCGAATACAGAAATACGAGAACGCTTACCAGAATGGCTACGCCGTCCGATTGGTAAGGCCAGTGAGCTATCTACCGTCCAACAAATCGTCAAACGCCATAATATCCACACCATTTGTGAAGAAGGTCGATGCCCGAATCGGGGCGAATGCTACGCCCAAAAAACAGCCACATTTTTACTCATGGGGCCCGTCTGCACTCGGGCCTGTTCGTTTTGCCAGGTCGATAAAGGGCATGCGCCCCAACCCTTGGATAAACAGGAACCACAAAAGGTCGCTGATTCCGTACGGTTACTGGGGTTGAAGTATGTGGTACTGACCTCAGTGGCCCGCGATGATTTGCCCGATCAAGGGGCGGGATGGTTTGCGGCGACGATGGCAGCCATTCGGGCAGTCAGCCCCCATACGGATATTGAAGTGCTAACCCCTGATTTTCGAGGCGATCGCAACTTGATTGCCACCGTTGTTAAAGCCCGACCCGTGTGCTACAACCACAACCTGGAAACGGTTCGACGTCTCCAAGGACCCGTGCGACGAGGAGCAAAATATGAGCGTTCGCTACAGGTATTGGCCACAGTCAAGGAACTTGCACCTAAAAATGATGTCATACCTAGTATTGCGACCAAATCTGGTCTAATGCTGGGATTGGGAGAAACGGAAGCTGAAATCATTGAAACGATGGAAGACCTAAGGGTAGTGGGATGCGATCGCATTACCCTAGGTCAATATATGCGCCCGTCCCTCAACCATCTTCCGGTCCAAAAATACTGGCATCCCGAGGAGTTTGATCGCTTGGGTGAGATTGCTCACTCTCTCGGATTTAGCCACGTTCGGTCTGGTCCTTTAGTCAGAAGTTCATACCACGCAGGAGAGTAG